A genomic window from Sulfurospirillum multivorans DSM 12446 includes:
- a CDS encoding mechanosensitive ion channel family protein: MVLNPFKSFIVVALLLSSLASADDQNSSLVNADKAVYVNLLKSIKESKIANDEIALQKVLLEKLINTQPSTITKVPVNIPETIDEYSNLFNRYNDNALRKVSLDKKVNSIALKIKTLEKEIKSLDNNSTSVRTLQLQNALYTKSLQEFKDQSEALASEMLSIEKMLTESLKNIPFDPENQVKKTASNREDALKLRTTIDNFLVKKERFELLGDNLDRGVSAATISAKEEAYAKALRATMTSLFLEFSNALKSKNEKAFALEKSILDEGALLDSTGVMNESMASLLHAMEKKYFGTLDTITGSTTQEFKNIVKSTWNMLSEPIFTANGTPITTLKLILALFIFLIGVFGGGFYKTSIKKIANNSKSINLATRTILANMGYYVILLAAFFIALNVLGIDLSSIALVAGALSVGIGFGLQNIVSNLVSGIILMFERSIKIGDFVELSGTVRGHVTDIRMRSTTLNTNGNIDVIVPNRNFIEGNVINWTMHDKIKRFDIPFGVAYGTKPEHVIAVIKEAVVNSGYSDIIEAHDRFTNVIMTGMGSSSVDFLLQVWIHGEEILAPSKTMSRFLIIIYNTLNAHGIEIPFPQQDVHIKSSDEKSALALFQSQPKHIEERPEASEASQI; the protein is encoded by the coding sequence ATGGTGTTAAATCCCTTTAAATCGTTCATTGTTGTCGCATTATTGCTCTCTTCGCTTGCCTCTGCCGATGACCAAAATAGCTCTTTAGTGAATGCAGACAAAGCCGTTTACGTTAATTTGCTCAAGAGCATCAAAGAGTCAAAAATAGCGAACGATGAAATTGCTTTACAAAAAGTGCTCCTTGAAAAGCTCATCAACACACAACCCTCTACCATCACAAAGGTTCCTGTAAACATCCCCGAAACCATTGATGAATACAGTAATCTCTTTAATCGCTATAATGACAATGCTCTGAGAAAAGTCTCTCTTGATAAAAAAGTCAACTCAATTGCATTGAAAATCAAGACGCTCGAAAAAGAGATTAAAAGTTTGGACAACAATAGCACTTCGGTTCGTACTCTGCAACTTCAAAATGCGCTCTATACAAAATCACTGCAAGAATTTAAAGATCAAAGTGAAGCGTTAGCATCTGAGATGCTTTCCATTGAGAAAATGTTAACCGAATCGTTGAAAAACATACCCTTTGATCCCGAAAATCAGGTCAAAAAAACAGCCAGTAATCGCGAAGACGCTTTAAAATTGCGCACCACCATCGATAATTTTTTAGTGAAGAAAGAACGTTTTGAACTTTTAGGAGACAACCTCGATCGTGGCGTTTCGGCTGCGACCATCAGCGCCAAAGAAGAAGCCTACGCGAAAGCATTAAGAGCAACGATGACCTCTTTGTTTTTAGAGTTTTCCAATGCCTTAAAGTCCAAAAATGAAAAGGCATTTGCCTTAGAAAAAAGCATCCTTGATGAAGGAGCACTTTTAGATTCGACCGGCGTTATGAACGAATCCATGGCGTCGCTTTTACATGCGATGGAAAAAAAGTATTTTGGTACGCTCGATACGATCACGGGTTCCACAACACAAGAGTTCAAAAATATTGTAAAATCGACATGGAACATGCTCAGCGAGCCTATTTTTACAGCTAATGGTACGCCGATCACAACGTTGAAACTAATCTTAGCGCTCTTTATTTTTCTCATTGGCGTTTTTGGCGGTGGATTTTATAAAACCAGCATTAAAAAAATTGCGAACAATAGCAAATCGATCAATTTGGCAACTCGTACGATTTTAGCCAATATGGGCTATTACGTCATTCTCTTAGCCGCTTTTTTTATCGCCTTAAATGTATTAGGCATCGACCTCTCTTCGATCGCACTTGTTGCAGGTGCCCTTTCGGTGGGTATCGGTTTTGGTCTGCAAAATATCGTCTCCAACCTTGTTTCAGGCATCATTTTGATGTTTGAGCGCAGCATTAAAATTGGTGATTTTGTTGAACTCTCTGGAACCGTGCGGGGTCACGTCACTGACATTCGCATGCGCTCTACCACGCTCAATACCAACGGAAACATCGATGTCATCGTTCCCAATCGCAACTTTATCGAAGGCAATGTGATTAACTGGACAATGCACGATAAAATAAAACGTTTCGATATTCCTTTTGGCGTTGCGTATGGCACTAAACCTGAGCACGTAATTGCGGTGATTAAAGAAGCCGTTGTAAACAGCGGGTACAGCGATATTATTGAGGCACACGATAGATTCACCAACGTCATTATGACAGGTATGGGAAGCAGTAGTGTTGATTTTTTACTGCAAGTGTGGATTCATGGTGAAGAAATTTTGGCACCGAGTAAAACTATGTCCAGATTTTTGATCATTATCTACAACACGCTCAACGCGCATGGCATCGAAATTCCGTTTCCACAACAGGATGTGCACATTAAAAGTAGTGATGAGAAGAGTGCTTTAGCGCTCTTTCAGTCTCAACCCAAACACATTGAAGAAAGACCAGAAGCGTCGGAAGCTTCGCAAATTTAA
- a CDS encoding ATP-binding protein, which produces MKEIITNLIGNALKFTDVGFIKVIVDVHRVHKHLSKIDIVISVQDSGIGIPKEAQSKIFNMFEQQENQDARKYGGTGLGLAISKKLATLMGGSLDVQSDVGKGSVFILKLNHLDIASMQNETVQSDLALNHTAINFEKAMILVADDVDQNRQLIKESFDSTLIEVIEAVNGQEAIEKTKTYPIDLILMDIRMPILDGYSATRIIKESCDIPIIALTASIMLEELTKIKEQRFDGYLRKPVSKNELFNELAKFLKYTAKLSEAPHEEVIEVDNAADLKNFLHELDIEPLYQDAIAQNDLKIIAQFASVLRELSTRHTITYLQQYSQTLLDKIDTFDIAQIETLLHDYPKIMKNLMQKVH; this is translated from the coding sequence GTGAAAGAAATCATCACGAATCTCATCGGAAATGCTCTAAAATTTACAGATGTTGGATTTATCAAAGTCATCGTAGACGTGCATCGTGTCCATAAGCATCTCAGCAAAATAGACATTGTCATAAGCGTTCAAGACAGTGGCATTGGCATACCAAAAGAGGCTCAAAGTAAGATTTTTAATATGTTTGAACAGCAAGAGAATCAAGATGCAAGAAAATATGGAGGCACCGGACTGGGGCTGGCGATAAGCAAAAAATTAGCAACGCTTATGGGTGGTTCACTAGACGTGCAAAGTGATGTGGGAAAAGGCTCTGTCTTTATTCTAAAACTCAACCATTTAGATATTGCGTCTATGCAAAATGAGACGGTTCAAAGTGACCTTGCCCTAAACCACACTGCAATCAATTTTGAAAAAGCAATGATTTTAGTGGCAGATGATGTTGACCAAAACCGACAACTCATCAAAGAGAGTTTTGACTCGACGTTGATTGAGGTTATCGAAGCCGTCAACGGGCAAGAGGCGATTGAAAAAACCAAGACTTATCCCATCGATTTAATTTTAATGGACATTAGAATGCCTATCTTAGATGGGTACAGTGCCACACGAATTATCAAAGAGTCTTGTGATATTCCTATTATTGCCTTGACCGCTTCGATCATGTTAGAGGAGTTGACGAAGATAAAAGAGCAACGATTTGATGGGTATTTGCGCAAACCTGTTTCCAAAAATGAACTCTTTAATGAGCTTGCAAAATTTCTCAAATATACAGCAAAATTATCAGAAGCACCCCACGAAGAAGTCATTGAAGTAGACAATGCAGCGGACTTAAAAAATTTCTTACACGAATTAGATATAGAACCTTTATATCAAGACGCTATTGCTCAAAATGATCTTAAGATTATTGCCCAATTTGCTTCAGTTTTACGAGAGCTATCAACACGTCACACCATCACGTATCTTCAACAGTACAGCCAAACATTACTGGACAAAATCGATACATTTGACATTGCCCAGATCGAAACGCTGTTGCATGATTATCCAAAAATTATGAAAAACTTAATGCAAAAAGTTCATTAG
- a CDS encoding transporter substrate-binding domain-containing protein, with protein MMRFLAILFITFSTLYATLIFTPEEQAYIKNNSVVTLGSDYKWPPFDFVDKNGVPTGLSYDYIQLIAQKSGLQFKIYPAIWAETIQNMKDKKYDGLTCAVKTEERDKFLSFTEPYLNVPMVIIANTNTNDIKTLDDLKGKVVSINKGSYIHEWLQEKYPSIKLLPSTSNEDSLEMLSLGKVDAYVGNLAVSTYIMNQYLLNNLKIVAKLEEFQTSISLAIDKDNALLFNIIQKTLKEISSKEAQAINAKWSKALETSKELLNFTPTEQAWIDTHKEIRYVIDNHFEPLEYLTKDGNTHAGIASSYLTLISQKTGINFKRIPTSVWSKSVEKVNAHEADMYTCLTRTPQRDHILNFTQPYITMPQVFITQNDVKFITDIKELYGKKVALVESYAQSELIQKEHPQIHAVVVKDIVDAFKAVVEGDAYAYIDLLPVASSYIQKNGFSNLKVSGISKYESKFHMALRNDWDSEGIAVLNKALDSISEDERNSIYNQWVQVKYDKSIDYTIVFQIAGAFLVIMLGTLFWNRKLSSEIEKRREVELALQELNKKLLIANQEAQSATNAKSNFLSNMSHEIRTPMNSILGFAELLDEKIEDKKLKSFIKTIRSSGESLLMLINDILDLSKIESGKFEIITKATPIKKLLREYCNVCFTRGTKRSKFRVTDR; from the coding sequence ATGATGCGCTTTTTAGCCATCTTGTTCATCACCTTTTCAACACTCTACGCTACACTTATTTTTACACCCGAAGAGCAAGCCTACATTAAAAACAACTCTGTCGTCACATTGGGTTCGGATTATAAATGGCCACCTTTTGATTTTGTCGATAAAAATGGCGTTCCAACAGGGCTTTCTTATGACTATATCCAACTGATTGCTCAAAAAAGTGGCTTGCAGTTTAAAATCTATCCTGCTATTTGGGCTGAAACCATCCAAAATATGAAAGATAAAAAATACGATGGGCTCACCTGCGCCGTTAAAACTGAAGAGCGCGATAAATTCCTCTCTTTTACCGAACCCTATCTCAATGTTCCTATGGTGATTATTGCCAATACCAACACGAACGATATCAAAACACTGGATGATTTAAAAGGCAAAGTCGTCTCTATCAACAAAGGCTCTTATATTCATGAATGGCTCCAAGAAAAATATCCTTCCATAAAACTTCTTCCCTCCACATCGAATGAAGATTCTCTGGAGATGCTTTCATTGGGAAAAGTAGATGCGTATGTGGGCAATCTCGCCGTGAGTACGTATATTATGAATCAATACTTACTCAATAACCTCAAAATTGTCGCTAAACTGGAAGAATTTCAAACCTCCATCAGCCTTGCTATAGACAAAGACAATGCACTCCTTTTTAATATCATTCAAAAAACACTCAAAGAGATATCATCCAAAGAAGCTCAAGCTATCAACGCTAAATGGAGTAAAGCCTTAGAAACATCCAAAGAACTTTTAAACTTTACACCAACAGAACAAGCGTGGATCGATACCCATAAAGAGATACGCTATGTTATCGATAACCATTTTGAGCCTTTAGAATATCTCACGAAAGATGGAAACACGCACGCAGGTATTGCGAGTAGCTATTTAACACTCATCAGTCAAAAAACGGGAATAAATTTTAAGAGAATCCCCACAAGCGTATGGTCAAAAAGTGTTGAAAAAGTCAATGCACATGAGGCTGACATGTATACGTGTTTGACACGCACACCTCAAAGAGATCACATTCTCAATTTTACACAACCGTATATCACCATGCCACAAGTCTTTATTACCCAAAATGATGTTAAATTTATAACGGATATTAAAGAGTTATACGGGAAAAAAGTTGCTTTAGTGGAAAGTTATGCACAAAGTGAACTCATCCAAAAAGAACATCCACAGATACATGCTGTTGTCGTCAAAGATATTGTGGATGCGTTTAAAGCCGTTGTTGAAGGCGACGCGTATGCTTATATAGATCTGTTACCTGTGGCAAGTAGCTACATCCAAAAAAATGGATTTTCCAATCTAAAAGTTTCAGGCATTAGCAAGTACGAATCAAAATTTCATATGGCACTGCGCAATGATTGGGATAGTGAAGGCATAGCAGTTCTTAATAAAGCGCTGGACTCCATTTCTGAAGACGAGAGAAATAGTATCTACAATCAATGGGTACAAGTCAAATACGATAAAAGCATTGACTATACCATCGTTTTTCAGATTGCTGGGGCATTTTTAGTGATTATGCTGGGGACTTTATTTTGGAATCGTAAGCTCTCTTCTGAGATAGAAAAAAGAAGAGAAGTCGAATTAGCATTACAAGAATTAAATAAAAAGCTTCTTATTGCAAACCAAGAAGCGCAAAGCGCTACCAATGCAAAATCGAACTTTTTATCCAACATGAGCCATGAAATACGGACTCCAATGAACTCCATCTTAGGCTTTGCCGAGCTGTTGGATGAAAAGATAGAAGATAAAAAACTAAAATCATTTATCAAAACCATACGAAGTTCAGGTGAGAGTTTACTCATGTTAATCAATGATATTTTAGACCTCTCAAAAATTGAATCAGGAAAATTTGAGATTATCACCAAAGCAACCCCTATCAAAAAATTATTAAGAGAGTATTGCAACGTTTGCTTTACACGCGGAACAAAAAGGTCTAAATTTAGAGTTACAGATCGATAA
- a CDS encoding HD-GYP domain-containing protein, translating to MEFKATFKPSSQLAVWVNLDLHVKILQSEKRFLSELENSQKEIIYVLTELMEDTSDETGKHIKRVADISKLLATLHHSLSDMEIDDIFFAAPLHDIGKITIPYEILHKHGKLTDEEFHAMQAHTTNAHNLLKKSSRRLMKAGDIIAYQHHEKWDGSGYPQGLKAEEIHIYARIVAIADVLDALTHVRVYKQSWDFDTAAKYIIERKGSQFDPYLIELFSHNLESFKKIIEEKS from the coding sequence ATGGAGTTTAAAGCAACTTTCAAACCATCTTCTCAACTAGCAGTTTGGGTTAATTTAGATTTACATGTAAAGATTCTTCAAAGTGAAAAAAGATTTTTATCAGAGCTTGAAAACAGCCAAAAAGAGATCATATACGTACTGACAGAACTGATGGAAGATACCTCCGATGAAACAGGAAAGCATATTAAAAGAGTTGCCGATATCTCAAAGTTATTAGCGACACTGCATCATAGTTTGTCTGACATGGAGATAGACGATATCTTTTTTGCAGCGCCTTTGCATGATATAGGCAAGATTACGATTCCTTATGAGATACTCCATAAACATGGCAAACTCACCGATGAAGAATTTCATGCGATGCAAGCACACACGACCAATGCACATAATCTGCTTAAAAAATCCAGCCGAAGACTGATGAAAGCAGGCGACATCATCGCTTATCAACATCATGAAAAATGGGATGGTTCAGGTTACCCTCAAGGACTTAAAGCAGAAGAAATTCATATCTATGCGCGTATTGTAGCGATTGCCGATGTTTTAGATGCGCTAACCCATGTGCGAGTGTACAAACAATCATGGGATTTTGATACCGCGGCTAAGTATATCATTGAGCGCAAAGGGAGCCAGTTTGACCCCTATCTCATAGAGCTTTTTAGCCATAATCTAGAAAGCTTTAAAAAAATTATCGAAGAAAAGTCTTAA
- a CDS encoding IS982 family transposase, which yields MERDIITVYCLIDEYLKVSGIKDDVRAKISNAEVLLIGYMAVNDFNGNYFKAHQYVKMMHLVKEIDYTRFLRRLVKINDVLSTLFLFLGSLFQRLNGAKIYSVDSFPVELCQITRQSRVRLWSDPSLKGYNASKGRFFYGLKVHMVVTADKEPVMVHISEGSIHDVTAGYQFMHYLPQKSITIGDKGYVSSKLEAFLKQFEIVLSPIGRNNMQQENKEEYFTKRRIRKGVETAFSMITAKFGKVIKATTIGGFLTKLRLFITAYAINCFLKLSDDKKALLFN from the coding sequence ATGGAGCGAGATATTATAACCGTTTATTGTTTAATTGATGAGTATTTGAAGGTATCAGGGATAAAAGATGATGTTAGAGCTAAGATTAGTAATGCAGAAGTGCTGCTTATCGGGTATATGGCAGTGAATGATTTTAATGGCAACTATTTCAAAGCACATCAGTATGTTAAGATGATGCACTTGGTGAAAGAGATTGACTACACGAGATTTTTGCGCCGCTTAGTAAAAATAAATGACGTGTTGTCCACACTTTTTTTGTTTTTAGGCTCATTGTTTCAGCGATTAAACGGTGCAAAGATTTACTCTGTTGATTCTTTTCCTGTTGAATTGTGCCAAATCACAAGGCAAAGCAGAGTCAGATTGTGGAGTGATCCATCTTTGAAGGGGTATAATGCATCCAAAGGAAGATTCTTTTATGGGCTTAAAGTCCATATGGTAGTCACAGCCGATAAAGAGCCTGTAATGGTACATATCTCAGAAGGCTCCATACACGATGTTACGGCGGGGTATCAATTTATGCACTATCTACCCCAAAAATCAATCACGATTGGAGATAAAGGGTATGTTTCATCAAAGTTAGAAGCTTTTTTAAAACAGTTTGAGATTGTACTTTCACCCATTGGGCGTAACAACATGCAACAAGAAAACAAAGAAGAGTATTTTACCAAGCGTAGAATTAGAAAAGGTGTTGAAACTGCCTTTTCTATGATCACTGCTAAGTTTGGTAAAGTGATTAAGGCTACAACCATTGGTGGCTTTTTAACAAAGCTTAGACTTTTCATCACTGCGTATGCTATCAACTGCTTTTTGAAGCTTAGTGATGACAAAAAAGCTCTTCTGTTTAACTAG
- a CDS encoding response regulator: MSADYNVLIVDDVSDNIKVAMNILKENNYNFSFALNGKQALEIIKTKSFDIILLDIMMPQMNGFEVCEHLKKDPQTHDIPVIFLTAKADLDSLSKGFKVGAVDYITKPFYADELISRVKTHIELYRAKKVLQQNNLTQTAS, encoded by the coding sequence ATGAGTGCTGATTATAATGTTTTAATTGTCGACGATGTTAGTGATAACATCAAGGTGGCAATGAATATCTTAAAAGAGAATAACTACAATTTTTCTTTCGCGCTCAATGGCAAACAAGCGTTAGAAATTATCAAGACAAAATCTTTTGACATTATTTTACTCGATATTATGATGCCACAAATGAATGGTTTTGAAGTCTGCGAACATCTAAAAAAAGATCCTCAAACACACGATATTCCCGTCATCTTTTTAACAGCAAAAGCCGACTTGGACTCTCTTTCAAAAGGCTTTAAAGTCGGTGCCGTTGATTATATTACAAAGCCTTTTTATGCAGATGAACTGATCTCTCGTGTTAAAACGCACATCGAACTTTACCGAGCTAAAAAAGTATTGCAACAAAATAATTTAACCCAAACTGCTAGTTAA
- a CDS encoding chemotaxis protein CheW — protein sequence MSEQNNTTRYNAYIPEVVAYQKSLDQLSERWNLLSLLGQMSNIGMDISETRQAFSNLSEQLLQRLSEETVKKLSIELGAKAQVAIDILIRNLFERTADIGFLAMDMIICDFAKQSNEEQKNALPELQNRFHEYIEKYSVYNDVLLFNLEGVLIASTKDEKIGKKIDSAFIYEAMHTSQEYVESFGIYPSISSKESLLYSYRVCDESGTPLAVLCLVFKFQDEMQVIISNLIENEIWADILLLDEKDRTIYSSNPFHYALGAPQKTALKRFDIIPFSGSEYVAKTQATKGYQGFYGLGWKGHALMPLSFAFGQQQAHVPFTEEQIKIIKHSSLFSEEFTSIPTKAEAIQRRLDMTIWNGNVQIANQKSGDNSFSKSLLNEISRTGAQTKKTFEESIGNLNWTVVASFINGAAFKAKLAIDIMDRNLYERANDCRWWALSPVFIKAFSAKYKDFSTIRKEFGHEMTEVLSAINALYTVYSNLFLFDNQGSVIAVSQEKYAHLIGKRIGAHYIAQTLALKSSKEYVVSPFEKTELYDGKHTYIYSAPIFIEGAKEAQGGIGIVFDAETQFEAMLTDVVGADERAFALFIETKTNNVIASTNPDIGMGERCVFCDSSENMVLIKDDYYIVGKAKSQGYREYKCSDGYSNDVTAIVCIKVANKEACVEPVVKNGKKQYLYPKVGASEKTVELSTFWMNGTLFAIESQYIYAALEGQDVTQVIGCDEIYVGMITWNNKTIPVASLAKYFHHTCAYNKELHHIIVLKGSEDKPFGLVIDMVQDSPEVPQRCVDETSQAMMGHHTLTKAIVKSDVGQEKAEMLSILDPLKIERYLIVEKNAL from the coding sequence ATGTCTGAGCAAAACAATACCACACGTTACAATGCCTACATCCCCGAAGTTGTTGCTTACCAAAAATCACTCGATCAGCTCTCCGAGAGATGGAATCTTCTCTCATTATTAGGTCAGATGAGTAATATCGGTATGGACATCTCAGAAACCAGACAAGCGTTTAGCAATCTCTCTGAACAGCTTTTACAACGACTCAGCGAAGAGACGGTCAAAAAACTTTCCATAGAGCTTGGGGCTAAAGCGCAAGTGGCGATTGATATTTTAATCCGCAACCTCTTTGAACGTACCGCAGACATAGGCTTTTTGGCGATGGACATGATCATTTGTGATTTTGCAAAGCAAAGCAATGAAGAGCAAAAAAATGCACTGCCTGAGCTTCAAAACCGTTTTCACGAGTACATCGAAAAGTACAGTGTTTACAATGATGTGCTGTTGTTTAATCTTGAAGGTGTCTTGATCGCTTCCACCAAAGATGAAAAAATTGGCAAAAAGATCGACAGTGCTTTTATCTACGAGGCGATGCACACGTCCCAAGAGTATGTAGAGAGTTTTGGTATCTATCCTAGCATCAGCTCAAAAGAGAGTCTGCTTTACAGTTACCGTGTGTGTGATGAGAGTGGTACACCGCTTGCCGTGCTTTGCCTTGTGTTTAAGTTTCAAGATGAGATGCAGGTGATTATCTCCAACTTGATTGAAAATGAGATATGGGCAGATATTTTACTCTTAGATGAAAAAGATCGTACCATTTACAGCAGTAACCCTTTTCATTATGCTCTGGGCGCTCCTCAAAAAACAGCCTTAAAACGTTTTGATATTATCCCTTTTTCAGGCAGTGAATATGTCGCTAAAACCCAAGCCACCAAAGGGTACCAAGGCTTTTACGGTCTGGGATGGAAAGGGCATGCGCTTATGCCACTATCTTTTGCTTTTGGGCAACAACAAGCCCACGTTCCTTTTACCGAAGAGCAGATCAAGATCATCAAACACTCTTCACTCTTTTCAGAAGAGTTTACCAGCATTCCTACCAAAGCCGAAGCGATCCAAAGACGTCTTGATATGACGATTTGGAATGGTAATGTACAAATCGCCAACCAAAAAAGTGGGGATAACTCCTTTTCAAAATCACTCCTCAATGAGATCTCACGCACAGGGGCACAAACCAAAAAAACCTTTGAAGAGTCCATCGGCAATCTCAATTGGACGGTTGTTGCTTCGTTTATCAACGGGGCTGCGTTTAAAGCAAAACTGGCGATTGATATTATGGATCGAAACTTGTATGAGCGTGCCAATGACTGCAGATGGTGGGCTCTAAGTCCCGTATTCATTAAAGCATTTAGCGCTAAATACAAAGATTTTTCAACGATTCGCAAAGAGTTTGGGCATGAAATGACCGAAGTGCTCAGTGCCATCAATGCGCTCTACACCGTTTACAGCAATCTCTTTTTGTTCGACAATCAAGGCAGTGTCATTGCGGTGAGCCAAGAAAAATATGCCCATCTCATCGGCAAACGCATAGGTGCTCATTACATCGCACAAACCTTGGCGCTGAAAAGTTCCAAAGAGTATGTGGTGAGTCCGTTTGAGAAAACAGAACTTTACGATGGAAAACATACTTACATCTACAGTGCGCCTATTTTTATCGAAGGGGCGAAAGAGGCGCAAGGTGGCATTGGTATTGTGTTTGATGCTGAGACACAGTTTGAAGCGATGCTAACCGATGTTGTAGGCGCCGATGAACGCGCTTTCGCGCTCTTTATCGAGACGAAAACCAATAATGTGATTGCTTCTACAAACCCTGACATTGGCATGGGTGAGCGATGTGTTTTTTGTGATTCGTCTGAAAATATGGTGCTCATTAAGGATGATTATTACATTGTGGGCAAGGCGAAGTCTCAGGGGTATCGTGAGTATAAATGCAGCGATGGCTACAGCAATGATGTCACTGCCATTGTCTGCATTAAAGTTGCTAACAAAGAAGCCTGCGTTGAGCCTGTTGTCAAAAATGGCAAAAAACAGTACCTCTACCCAAAAGTGGGTGCGTCTGAGAAGACAGTTGAGCTCTCAACGTTTTGGATGAATGGCACGCTCTTTGCCATCGAGAGCCAATACATTTACGCCGCACTTGAAGGACAAGATGTCACCCAAGTGATCGGTTGCGATGAAATTTATGTGGGAATGATTACGTGGAATAACAAAACGATCCCCGTAGCATCGCTCGCAAAATACTTTCACCATACGTGTGCGTACAACAAAGAGCTCCATCACATTATTGTGCTTAAAGGCAGTGAAGACAAACCCTTTGGCTTGGTGATCGACATGGTGCAAGACAGCCCCGAAGTACCACAGCGTTGTGTGGATGAAACTTCTCAGGCGATGATGGGGCACCATACGCTTACCAAAGCGATTGTCAAATCAGACGTGGGACAAGAGAAGGCTGAAATGCTCTCGATTCTTGATCCTTTGAAGATCGAACGTTACTTGATTGTAGAGAAAAACGCGCTTTAG
- a CDS encoding NifB/NifX family molybdenum-iron cluster-binding protein translates to MVKVAFFTNDLKNIDAHFGSGEQFAVYDVNAEGFALSGVIPTGEERTEGRVELLQNEHVDIMYCVEIGPAAAAKVVNSKIFPIKYKEVVSIETELSKLQTMIATNPPPFIKKILEARG, encoded by the coding sequence ATGGTCAAGGTTGCGTTTTTTACAAACGATCTCAAGAATATTGATGCCCATTTTGGCTCTGGAGAGCAATTTGCCGTGTATGACGTGAATGCTGAGGGGTTTGCACTCTCAGGAGTCATCCCAACAGGTGAAGAGCGAACCGAGGGTCGCGTTGAGCTGTTACAGAATGAACATGTTGACATTATGTACTGTGTCGAGATTGGACCGGCTGCTGCTGCTAAAGTTGTCAATAGCAAGATATTCCCTATCAAATACAAAGAGGTTGTGAGCATTGAAACAGAACTTTCAAAGCTTCAAACAATGATTGCAACCAATCCTCCACCGTTTATCAAAAAAATCTTAGAAGCAAGAGGATAA
- a CDS encoding NifX-associated nitrogen fixation protein, producing MNELEKLFIETLTSQIRALDQFGTWAKKSDEEVLSDKYIKTKEQLKNVPIIADIDEMQIKDIRLIFQSIALAFELKLGIMCSVVMEMSHEGFGRAVVLAEKIVITNKFFKDAHRYSFRTYDDLIKEGGKMLKDAIEIYETHKK from the coding sequence ATGAATGAGCTTGAAAAGTTGTTCATCGAAACACTCACTTCGCAAATTAGAGCACTTGATCAGTTTGGTACATGGGCGAAAAAGAGCGATGAAGAGGTGTTGAGTGATAAATACATTAAAACCAAAGAGCAACTTAAAAACGTTCCTATCATTGCAGATATTGATGAGATGCAGATCAAAGATATTCGTCTGATTTTTCAATCGATTGCGTTGGCGTTTGAGCTCAAACTTGGCATTATGTGCTCCGTTGTTATGGAGATGAGTCACGAAGGTTTTGGACGCGCTGTGGTCTTGGCAGAAAAAATTGTTATCACCAACAAGTTTTTCAAAGATGCGCATCGTTACAGTTTTAGAACCTATGATGATCTCATTAAAGAGGGTGGCAAAATGTTAAAAGATGCCATCGAAATTTACGAAACTCATAAAAAATAA
- a CDS encoding flavodoxin, which translates to MAKVGIFYASAGGNTTLVAEALKEAYELEDDDCILMEDDFDSVEQFDNYDVLFVGSSTWGQGDVHFSWVDPLFEITSDNISFAGKKVAFFGAGDSKTHGEHFCSALGKFNQIFTKAGAKVIGFVDKEGYNYTASLAESGDKLCGLAIDNINEKEKTSERIENWIEQLQGEI; encoded by the coding sequence ATGGCAAAGGTTGGTATATTTTACGCAAGTGCGGGCGGCAATACAACATTGGTAGCAGAGGCTTTAAAAGAGGCGTATGAGCTTGAAGATGATGATTGTATTTTGATGGAAGATGATTTTGACAGTGTCGAGCAATTTGACAACTACGATGTGCTTTTCGTTGGCTCTTCAACATGGGGACAAGGCGATGTGCATTTTAGTTGGGTTGACCCACTCTTTGAAATCACTTCTGATAACATCAGTTTTGCAGGTAAAAAAGTTGCGTTTTTTGGCGCAGGTGACAGTAAAACACACGGTGAACATTTTTGTTCAGCTCTTGGTAAATTCAATCAAATTTTTACCAAAGCAGGTGCAAAGGTCATCGGTTTTGTGGATAAAGAAGGCTATAACTACACAGCTTCTTTGGCAGAATCAGGCGATAAACTGTGTGGTTTAGCCATTGATAACATCAACGAAAAAGAGAAAACAAGTGAGCGCATTGAGAACTGGATCGAGCAGTTACAAGGCGAGATATAA